From the Chryseobacterium fluminis genome, the window GGAAGTGTAGTTAAAACTTAAGATCTTATAATTGCCTTTTTCTTTATTAAAGAGTGGCCTGATATTTCGGTCTGTGATATCATATTCCCATATGCCTTCTGAGCCGTCAAAACATATCTTATTTTTATCGGTAAAATAGGGATTAGAAAAGGCAACATCTTCAATATTTTCATATTTCATTGAATTGACATCTACTAATTTCCAGTTGTTTCCATTCCTGTAAATAAGATAATTACCATCTGGAGAATAGTTAACGTTAGAGCTTATCGTATCTATAAGATCATAGCTGCCGTTTAAAACATTATAACGGTAAACCTTAGCAGGTGCCTTTTTTAATGTATAATCCTGAAGTTCAGAAAAGCTGAATGCCAGAAAATACGCTTTGTTGCCTATATCAACAACCCTGTTTAATTTTGAATCACCTAAAACTATGGCCTTCTTTTCCTTTGGTGACCATAGGTACTTCATCGTCTCCGATTTCCTGAATTTCTCAATCAAATTATTATCAGAAGTACTCCAAATTTCCGGAGCATCCATCCTACTCTTATCCTTAATTTTTTCAGCATTGATTATTAACTTCCCATCACTTCTTTGGTATGCGGTTGCGGAATTAAAGTTGATGAGCTGATCTTGGGAAAATCTATATTCTTTTTTCAAGGAAACATCATAATACACAATATTCTGTATTAAATTTTCTTTTTTTTCGAAAATCAATAATGTATTATTCTGCAAAACAAGGAGATTCGAAACCTGACCGGAAGACTTGTAGATTGTGATTGCTTTACCATCACTCCACTGTAACAAATGATATTCTTCATTGTTCTTAGCTTGCAAATACAGTCCACCATCAATATAAAATACCTTGACGACTCTGCCTATACTATCAATGACCTTATACCCTTTAAGGTCATATAGTAATACTTGTTGAGAAGTATGTAAAGCAACAATGTTTTCTTTATCCAGTATACCGAAGGTCTGGCAGGCTGGCAATATCTCTTTTTTGTTATGAGCATAGTCAAAGATCTCCGTTCGATCTTTATATTTTAAAATCAAATGATCTGTGCTCCACTGATGGTCTAAAACTTTCAACCTATTATATTGAATTTCAGGTTCTTTGCGGTTGACGATCAGAAGAGTATCAATGTTATCATCGTACATTTTAAAAAATGCCAGCCATTTTCCATCTTTTGAGGTACTTTTCACATGGATATCGTAGGCCTGATTCTGCTTCTTTTCCGCAGAGAGAAAATCACTGTCTTTTTGTGCATAAGCCGGATAGCATATGCACAATAGCATCAGCATAATAATCCTTTTCATCAGTATCCCTGGTTTTGTGGATTAAGGTTTGGATTGATGGTCAGTTCTTTCTCAGGAATTGGAAAAGCATTATGAAAGCTTTTCCAGCTGGGCTTGGACAAAGCAATAATGTCCATTTTCTTTAACCGCTTCAGATCAAAAAAACGGTGTCCCATTTCAGCAAAGAACTCATGTCTGAATTCGTCTGCAATTCTGTTGATCATATTCTCTTTTGAAAGCCCGGAAGGCAATGGAGCAATTCCCGCTCTCTGTCTCAATTTGTCGACGAGAGGTTTAGCCTCTGCTATTTTGTTTTGCTGGGTCAAGCTTTCTGCATACAACAGGTACACTTCCTCAATTCTAAACACAACTGAATTCTCGGTTGTATTCGAATTGACAGGATTTCTGTATTTCATCGGACGGAAATACGTTTTCCCATTGATGACCGTTGGTAGTATCCACGATTGCTTCCTCAAATCGCCGGTTTCGAAAGAATTGACCAATGCATCCGACAGTGCAAATGTTGTCGGAAGACTTGTTGTGAAATTATACAACAGATATTCTTTCGTTGCATCTGTAGAGCTAGCCGGTTTTAACTGCCATAAAATATGTTTGCCTGTCTTATTGAAGACCTTAGTCAGATCTGCTTCCCAGACATATAACGGTGATTGTACTATTTGTGAAAATAAGTTTTCCGCCTCATTCCACTTTTCACCCACTAAGAGAACTTTGCCTAATAAAAGTTCAGCAACCTTTCTACTGATGTAGATTCTTTCCTGATTGGCATATTGATCGCTGAGACCATCCAATACTGATTTAAGATCATTTTCAAGTTGAGCCATCACTTGAACTTTTGATATTTTTTTCAACTGGCTGTTGTAGATATAATCCGTTGTATCCGTATAGGGAATCTCATCAAAGATCAGGGACAGATTATAGTATAGCAAAGAACGCAACACCGTAGCTTCTCCGATCAATCGATCTTTATTGGACTGGGAAATTGAAGTGGATTCCTTGACTCCTTTGATGATGGAGTTTGCATAATAGATGTGCTTATAGGCTTTTGACCATAAATTATACACGATGGT encodes:
- a CDS encoding alpha/beta hydrolase family protein, producing MKRIIMLMLLCICYPAYAQKDSDFLSAEKKQNQAYDIHVKSTSKDGKWLAFFKMYDDNIDTLLIVNRKEPEIQYNRLKVLDHQWSTDHLILKYKDRTEIFDYAHNKKEILPACQTFGILDKENIVALHTSQQVLLYDLKGYKVIDSIGRVVKVFYIDGGLYLQAKNNEEYHLLQWSDGKAITIYKSSGQVSNLLVLQNNTLLIFEKKENLIQNIVYYDVSLKKEYRFSQDQLINFNSATAYQRSDGKLIINAEKIKDKSRMDAPEIWSTSDNNLIEKFRKSETMKYLWSPKEKKAIVLGDSKLNRVVDIGNKAYFLAFSFSELQDYTLKKAPAKVYRYNVLNGSYDLIDTISSNVNYSPDGNYLIYRNGNNWKLVDVNSMKYENIEDVAFSNPYFTDKNKICFDGSEGIWEYDITDRNIRPLFNKEKGNYKILSFNYTSNFPNYPFEISFYCKVLNSFNYLFEVNDELNLTKSVFEKDGNKYHRMINSTQSKIVLQKTDNAKKAYLFTEENFNQPKQIIDVRRFYSKKVLFRSNKRDEAQSMIKVETIRYKNAEGVGLRGILYYPLHFKEGKKYPMVVHVYQIQSDKINQFPLLLENDIDTGFSIRTLIEKGYFVYMPDIVFDNKGTGISALDCVNRSIDALVGNPLIDFEKMALTGHSHGGYITNFIATHSNRFATYVSGAGNSDIIRSYYSLNEEFISPFYWQFENGQYEMKKPFVKDKYLYFINNPINYVEHVSKPVLLWTGKKDKNIEWGQVMEFFIGLKRNNKNATLLAYPDEGHIFSSKTTAKDLHNRILQWFGYYLKGEQKPDWID
- a CDS encoding RagB/SusD family nutrient uptake outer membrane protein — encoded protein: MKNIITNRIKCLTVGCMILSSISCEKFIDTDLPYNQIGTNEVFSDVSSANAAVAGLYAELWSSSIISGDITGSAAILGTYTDDLTCYAPYIQNGLVDLYNNVQIPSNTIVYNLWSKAYKHIYYANSIIKGVKESTSISQSNKDRLIGEATVLRSLLYYNLSLIFDEIPYTDTTDYIYNSQLKKISKVQVMAQLENDLKSVLDGLSDQYANQERIYISRKVAELLLGKVLLVGEKWNEAENLFSQIVQSPLYVWEADLTKVFNKTGKHILWQLKPASSTDATKEYLLYNFTTSLPTTFALSDALVNSFETGDLRKQSWILPTVINGKTYFRPMKYRNPVNSNTTENSVVFRIEEVYLLYAESLTQQNKIAEAKPLVDKLRQRAGIAPLPSGLSKENMINRIADEFRHEFFAEMGHRFFDLKRLKKMDIIALSKPSWKSFHNAFPIPEKELTINPNLNPQNQGY